From Paraflavitalea devenefica, the proteins below share one genomic window:
- a CDS encoding SusC/RagA family TonB-linked outer membrane protein, producing MVRKLLHTMGCLLLCAGSLRAQQTAAQRAAPEMIAPVIEQAIIKENIPPPLVKEVRGLVTDSAGPLAGVSVFVKGKDNMGTTTDLSGKYILSVPDDNAVLVFTMVGYDNLEMPVRGKEVINVILKRAANSMNDVVVVAFGKQKKREVVGSVTSITPGELKIPSSNLTNALAGRVAGMIAYQRSGEPGRDNAEFFIRGVTTFGYKRDPLILIDNVEYTTNDLARLQPDDIASFSIMKDATATALYGARGANGVILITTKEGKQGKAKISLRVENSVSAPTQNVELADPVTYMKLENEANATRDNLILPYTQAKIENTAAGKNPVVFPSTDWRKMLFKDYTMNQRANFSVSGGGQVATYFVSASFNKDNGVLKVDKRNNFNNNIDLRTYTLRSNVNMKITKTTDAWVRLYGRFDDYKGPIDGGTGLYEKVMRSNPVLFPAFYPVDEDHKTTNHILFGNYDRGDYLNPYADLVRGYKDESNSLMMAQVEMNQNLAFITQGLTFRATMNTNRRSNFDVARAYRPFYYNIGTYDKFNNTYKIYNINPDQGTDFLDYSEGEKNVLSLFNFQAMMNYSRLFHDKHQVSGLLVFLAQNQLEGNASSLQNSLPSRNLGLSGRATYGYDNKYFAEFNFGYNGSERFHEAERFGFFPSAGLAWYVSNEPWFDRIRLPITKLKLRTTYGLVGNDAIGDKDDRFFYLSNINMNNAGMGASFGTDGGYTRPGISVSRYDNPFVTWETSEKGNLAAEIGFFNKIEIIAEYWWEHRYNILMNRTIPRTLGLQGAAPKANVGEARAEGIDISFDYSDRFGDDWFVNARANFTYSTSKFDVYEEPKYDDDYLSYVGKKISQQKGYIAERLFVDDEEVRSSPFQDANTRGGDIKFRDVNGDGEITTLDQVFIGHPTTPEITYGFGVSSKYKGFDLSVFFQGSARSSFWIDVEATSPFVDNDGAPAVKSQNQLLKAYADNHWSEDNRNLYALWPRLSPVVHSNNVKTSTWFMRNGAFLRLKQVEAGYTFPRKLLQRLKMDNCRIYANATNLLAFSRFKLWDIEMAGNGLGYPVQRVINLGVQLGF from the coding sequence ATGGTCAGAAAATTACTACACACAATGGGGTGCTTATTGCTGTGCGCCGGAAGCCTCCGGGCGCAGCAAACAGCCGCTCAACGCGCTGCACCTGAAATGATCGCACCTGTCATAGAACAGGCCATCATCAAAGAGAATATCCCTCCGCCACTGGTAAAAGAAGTAAGGGGACTGGTAACCGACTCCGCAGGCCCGCTGGCCGGTGTGTCTGTTTTTGTGAAAGGGAAAGACAATATGGGTACCACTACCGATCTGAGTGGTAAATACATTTTAAGTGTACCTGATGACAATGCCGTACTGGTATTTACCATGGTGGGGTATGATAACCTCGAAATGCCGGTGCGTGGGAAGGAAGTGATCAATGTAATACTGAAGCGTGCTGCCAATTCCATGAATGATGTGGTGGTGGTAGCATTTGGTAAGCAGAAAAAACGGGAAGTGGTAGGTTCGGTTACTTCCATCACGCCGGGTGAATTGAAAATACCTTCCAGCAACCTTACCAATGCACTGGCAGGCCGTGTGGCAGGCATGATCGCTTACCAGCGGTCGGGTGAGCCGGGGCGCGACAATGCGGAATTCTTCATCCGCGGTGTAACTACTTTTGGTTACAAAAGAGACCCGCTCATCCTGATTGATAACGTAGAGTATACTACCAATGACCTGGCGCGGCTGCAGCCGGATGATATTGCCAGCTTTTCCATCATGAAAGATGCCACTGCTACGGCCCTCTATGGAGCGCGTGGCGCCAATGGCGTTATCCTCATTACCACCAAGGAAGGTAAACAGGGGAAGGCAAAGATCTCCCTGCGGGTGGAGAACTCTGTATCGGCCCCTACCCAGAATGTGGAGCTGGCCGATCCGGTTACCTACATGAAGCTGGAGAATGAGGCCAATGCCACCAGGGACAACCTCATACTGCCTTATACACAGGCTAAAATTGAGAACACGGCGGCCGGTAAAAACCCGGTCGTATTCCCTTCTACCGACTGGAGGAAAATGTTGTTCAAAGACTATACCATGAATCAGCGCGCCAACTTCAGCGTGAGTGGCGGCGGGCAGGTAGCTACCTATTTTGTATCAGCCTCTTTCAACAAAGACAATGGCGTATTGAAAGTAGACAAACGCAATAACTTCAATAACAATATTGACCTCCGTACTTATACCCTGCGCTCGAATGTAAACATGAAGATCACCAAAACAACCGACGCCTGGGTACGCCTGTACGGACGCTTTGATGATTACAAAGGCCCCATAGACGGTGGTACGGGGCTCTATGAAAAAGTAATGCGCAGTAATCCTGTGCTCTTCCCCGCTTTTTATCCGGTAGATGAAGACCATAAAACCACCAACCACATCCTCTTTGGCAACTATGACCGGGGCGATTACCTCAACCCGTATGCTGATCTGGTAAGAGGCTATAAAGATGAGTCCAACTCACTCATGATGGCCCAGGTGGAAATGAACCAGAACCTGGCATTCATCACGCAGGGGCTCACCTTCCGGGCTACCATGAATACCAACCGCCGCTCCAATTTTGATGTGGCCCGCGCGTACAGGCCTTTTTATTACAATATAGGCACTTACGACAAGTTCAATAATACCTATAAGATCTACAACATCAACCCCGACCAGGGTACTGACTTCCTCGATTACAGTGAAGGGGAAAAGAATGTATTGTCGCTCTTTAACTTCCAGGCGATGATGAACTACAGCCGGCTTTTTCATGACAAACACCAGGTGAGCGGGCTGCTGGTATTCCTGGCGCAAAACCAACTGGAAGGCAATGCCAGTTCACTGCAGAACTCCCTGCCCAGCCGTAACCTGGGCTTATCCGGAAGGGCTACCTATGGGTATGATAATAAATATTTCGCGGAATTCAACTTCGGGTATAACGGATCAGAACGTTTTCATGAAGCTGAACGTTTTGGTTTCTTTCCTTCAGCGGGCCTGGCCTGGTATGTATCCAATGAACCCTGGTTCGACAGGATACGCCTGCCCATTACCAAGCTGAAACTAAGAACTACCTATGGCCTGGTGGGCAATGATGCCATCGGCGATAAAGATGACCGCTTCTTTTACCTGTCGAACATTAACATGAATAATGCCGGCATGGGCGCCAGCTTTGGTACGGATGGCGGTTATACCAGGCCGGGCATTTCTGTTAGCCGGTATGACAACCCCTTCGTCACCTGGGAAACCTCTGAGAAAGGGAACCTCGCTGCAGAGATCGGTTTTTTTAACAAGATCGAGATCATTGCAGAATACTGGTGGGAGCATCGCTACAACATCCTGATGAACCGCACCATTCCCAGGACCCTCGGTTTACAGGGCGCTGCGCCAAAAGCCAATGTAGGGGAGGCGCGCGCAGAGGGTATAGACATTTCTTTTGATTATTCGGACCGCTTTGGTGATGACTGGTTCGTGAATGCCCGCGCTAACTTTACCTATTCCACCAGCAAGTTTGATGTGTATGAAGAGCCGAAATATGACGATGATTATTTATCGTATGTAGGCAAGAAGATATCCCAGCAAAAGGGGTACATCGCAGAACGTCTCTTTGTGGATGATGAAGAAGTAAGAAGCTCCCCATTCCAGGATGCCAATACAAGAGGGGGTGACATCAAATTCCGGGATGTGAATGGTGATGGCGAGATCACCACACTCGACCAGGTATTTATCGGCCATCCTACCACGCCGGAGATCACCTATGGTTTTGGCGTTTCTTCCAAATACAAAGGCTTTGACCTGTCTGTCTTCTTCCAGGGATCGGCCCGCTCTTCTTTCTGGATTGATGTGGAGGCTACTTCTCCGTTTGTGGACAATGATGGTGCCCCGGCTGTAAAATCCCAGAACCAGTTATTGAAAGCTTATGCCGACAACCACTGGTCGGAAGACAACCGGAACCTATATGCTTTGTGGCCCAGGCTGAGCCCCGTAGTGCACAGCAACAATGTAAAAACAAGTACCTGGTTCATGCGCAATGGCGCTTTCCTGCGGCTGAAACAGGTGGAAGCGGGTTATACCTTCCCGCGTAAGCTGTTGCAAAGGCTGAAGATGGACAACTGCAGGATATATGCCAATGCTACCAACCTGCTTGCCTTCAGCCGGTTTAAACTATGGGATATAGAAATGGCTGGTAACGGACTGGGATATCCTGTACAGCGTGTTATTAACCTGGGTGTGCAACTGGGATTTTAA
- a CDS encoding RagB/SusD family nutrient uptake outer membrane protein, with amino-acid sequence MKSYKLYLALVILLSTGACKKYLDVVPDNVATIENAFTLRASAERYLFTCYSYMPRNGHYNDNPAMNAGDELWYMYPSKDINTNFWNIARGGQNASNPLGNFWEGTNSGRALFTGIRDCNIFLENIHKVPDMDRFEKERWSAEVTFLKAYYHFYLLRMYGPIPLIRTNLLVGSKPDEVKVYREHVDTCFNYIVSLLDPLMENDQLPDKIVGTEATELGRITKCIVTAFRARVLATAASPLFNGNADYSAMNDPKGGKPLFNTTHDPQKWVRAANACRQAIEFCHTNGYSLYQFTGQGYKLVPETKLQLDIRGAVTDKEFNSEVIWHNTISRAGDIQRWCMPLINAGTSGSGPKGIIAPPIKMAELFYTNHGVPIEQDIAWDYGNRYALRKATNAERFYIKPNEETVQLHFDREPRFYANLGFDRGIWYGNWINNYDSTGLAVIRARKGETAARQGISNFSITGYWVKKLVNITTACATDGAMTTVQYPWPEMRLADLYLLYAEALNEADGPGGGALEWINKVRTRAGLQSVEDSWSNWARENARYTTKTGLRDIIHQERLIELAFEGHRFWDLRRWKEAHLVLNRPIKGWDIEQPDLASYYKEVLLFNQSFRMREYFWPISINELLVNRNLVQNQGW; translated from the coding sequence ATGAAATCATATAAGCTATACCTGGCCCTGGTCATACTCCTGAGTACAGGCGCCTGTAAAAAATACCTCGATGTGGTGCCGGATAATGTGGCTACCATTGAAAATGCGTTCACCCTGCGCGCTTCAGCAGAGCGGTACTTATTTACCTGTTATTCCTACATGCCGAGGAACGGCCATTATAACGACAACCCGGCTATGAATGCGGGCGATGAGTTGTGGTACATGTATCCTTCCAAGGATATCAATACCAACTTCTGGAACATTGCCCGGGGCGGACAAAACGCTTCCAACCCATTGGGTAATTTCTGGGAGGGCACCAATAGCGGCAGGGCTTTGTTTACCGGTATCCGCGATTGCAATATCTTCCTCGAAAACATCCACAAGGTGCCGGATATGGACAGGTTTGAAAAGGAGCGGTGGAGTGCTGAAGTGACCTTTCTCAAAGCCTATTATCACTTTTATCTGTTGCGGATGTATGGTCCCATTCCATTGATCAGGACCAATCTGCTGGTAGGCAGTAAGCCAGACGAGGTGAAAGTATACCGGGAACATGTGGATACCTGCTTCAATTACATTGTAAGCCTGCTGGACCCCTTGATGGAAAATGACCAGTTGCCCGATAAGATAGTAGGTACAGAAGCGACTGAGTTGGGCAGGATCACCAAATGCATTGTCACTGCCTTCAGGGCCAGGGTATTGGCAACGGCTGCCAGTCCGCTGTTCAATGGCAATGCCGATTATTCAGCCATGAATGATCCCAAGGGTGGTAAGCCGCTGTTTAATACGACCCACGATCCGCAAAAATGGGTAAGGGCGGCAAATGCCTGCCGCCAGGCCATTGAATTTTGTCATACCAATGGCTATTCATTGTACCAGTTTACCGGGCAAGGCTATAAGCTGGTGCCGGAAACCAAATTGCAACTGGACATACGCGGTGCTGTAACCGATAAGGAATTCAATTCAGAAGTGATCTGGCACAATACGATAAGTCGCGCCGGCGATATACAACGTTGGTGTATGCCCCTCATCAATGCGGGTACATCGGGCAGTGGCCCTAAAGGCATCATCGCGCCGCCTATTAAAATGGCCGAACTGTTCTATACCAATCATGGCGTGCCTATTGAGCAGGATATCGCCTGGGATTATGGCAACCGGTATGCCCTGCGGAAAGCCACCAATGCCGAGCGCTTCTACATCAAACCCAATGAAGAGACCGTGCAATTGCATTTCGACAGGGAGCCACGCTTTTATGCCAACCTCGGCTTTGACCGGGGTATATGGTACGGCAACTGGATCAACAATTATGATTCCACCGGCCTGGCAGTCATACGGGCCAGGAAAGGAGAAACGGCGGCCCGCCAGGGTATCAGTAACTTCTCCATCACCGGTTACTGGGTCAAAAAGCTCGTCAACATTACCACTGCCTGCGCAACAGATGGCGCTATGACCACGGTGCAATATCCCTGGCCGGAAATGCGCCTGGCCGATCTATACCTGTTGTATGCAGAAGCCTTGAATGAAGCAGATGGACCTGGTGGTGGTGCATTGGAATGGATCAACAAGGTGCGGACAAGGGCCGGTTTGCAATCAGTGGAAGATTCCTGGTCAAACTGGGCGCGCGAAAATGCCAGGTACACGACCAAAACCGGCCTGCGCGATATCATCCATCAGGAGCGTCTGATAGAGCTGGCCTTTGAAGGACACCGCTTCTGGGACCTGCGGCGCTGGAAAGAAGCACACCTCGTATTGAACCGCCCCATCAAGGGATGGGATATTGAGCAGCCTGATCTGGCTTCCTATTACAAGGAAGTGCTGTTGTTCAATCAATCATTCAGGATGCGGGAATACTTCTGGCCTATATCCATTAATGAATTACTCGTGAACCGTAACCTGGTGCAGAACCAGGGATGGTAG
- a CDS encoding DUF4959 domain-containing protein → MKRIHILLAITFLLMLACKEEILGPAGDGNAPGAISNPQVTSLPGAAKITYTLPKDPNLLYVKAVYDINGTKMEERASYFNNNLTVQGFGDTRERDVVLYAVSRNEKESQPVSVRVKPLPPAIEDIFNSLVVINTFGGINVAYKNIHKAKVVIEVLLDSAGEWLSLDAEYTELEAGDFSVRGMPPVERTFGIFVRDRWNNHSDTLVTKKTPVPEELLSAPTYRRNAWPIPQRQPLPASGLPMVTPANLGSWPFDEMFNDVISSGDGFHTNERLDQPIWLPFDLGQTTKLSRFKIWQRQAGYIYDHGNPHRWELWGTNTPTDTSSWVLLGSYLMLKPSGGDAPVAQTSQDADVAAEGQEYDFLVTAPAVRYVAWKNIDSWANIGGEKGHFHLTEMKIWGQRQ, encoded by the coding sequence ATGAAACGAATACACATACTCCTTGCTATAACGTTTCTTCTCATGCTTGCCTGCAAAGAAGAAATACTGGGCCCTGCGGGTGATGGGAATGCGCCGGGCGCCATCAGTAATCCACAGGTAACCAGCCTGCCTGGTGCGGCTAAGATCACCTACACCTTGCCTAAAGATCCCAACCTCCTGTACGTAAAAGCCGTTTACGATATCAATGGCACAAAAATGGAAGAGCGGGCTTCTTATTTCAACAATAACCTTACCGTACAGGGTTTTGGAGATACCCGTGAGCGCGATGTGGTGTTGTATGCCGTAAGCCGTAATGAAAAAGAATCGCAGCCGGTGTCGGTCAGAGTAAAGCCATTGCCGCCTGCCATTGAAGACATCTTTAACTCGCTGGTGGTGATCAACACCTTTGGCGGTATCAATGTGGCATATAAAAACATACACAAGGCCAAGGTGGTAATAGAAGTATTGCTCGACTCAGCCGGCGAGTGGCTGTCCCTCGATGCAGAGTATACAGAACTGGAAGCAGGCGATTTCTCCGTGCGCGGCATGCCGCCGGTAGAGCGTACGTTCGGCATCTTTGTCAGGGACAGGTGGAACAATCACTCCGATACACTGGTAACCAAAAAAACACCGGTACCGGAAGAGTTGCTCTCAGCGCCTACCTATCGCAGGAATGCCTGGCCCATCCCGCAGCGGCAGCCATTGCCTGCTTCCGGGCTGCCGATGGTAACGCCTGCTAACCTGGGTAGTTGGCCGTTTGATGAAATGTTCAACGATGTCATCTCTTCCGGCGACGGGTTCCATACCAATGAACGCCTGGATCAACCAATATGGCTTCCTTTCGACCTGGGACAAACGACCAAGCTGAGCCGGTTTAAAATATGGCAGCGCCAGGCCGGCTACATCTATGACCATGGTAACCCGCACCGCTGGGAACTGTGGGGAACCAATACACCCACCGATACCAGTAGCTGGGTATTGCTGGGTTCCTACCTCATGCTCAAGCCTTCGGGGGGCGATGCGCCTGTTGCACAGACCTCCCAGGATGCGGATGTGGCTGCGGAAGGGCAGGAATATGATTTTCTTGTAACAGCGCCTGCGGTACGTTATGTGGCCTGGAAAAACATTGATAGCTGGGCGAATATCGGCGGTGAAAAAGGACACTTTCACCTGACCGAGATGAAGATCTGGGGACAGCGGCAGTGA
- a CDS encoding DUF4998 domain-containing protein, translating to MYRYLKYLLLLIVAACCYACSKMEDSYNEFTKNGEIVYTGRADSLKLQPGRNRIGLSWLLLSDPRITRCKIFWNDGTDSVTIPVQRTEGVDTVRIMLTNMAEKTYTFDIYTYDDLGHSSVKVDTIGIVYGDHYAGSLFNRPLKTIAFSADTARLDWSGASAQCVGSQIRYADTGGVMRSAWVASAEKQTKLPALKKGLSFEYRTLYLPVKAAIDTFYTAWESKLVP from the coding sequence ATGTATCGATATTTAAAATATTTACTCCTGCTTATTGTGGCGGCATGCTGCTATGCCTGCAGTAAGATGGAAGATTCCTACAATGAGTTTACCAAAAACGGGGAGATTGTGTATACGGGTAGGGCCGATTCCCTGAAATTACAGCCGGGCAGGAACCGCATCGGTTTATCCTGGTTGTTACTATCCGATCCCCGTATTACCCGGTGCAAAATATTCTGGAATGATGGGACCGACTCTGTGACCATACCTGTGCAGCGAACAGAAGGGGTGGACACGGTGCGCATTATGCTCACCAATATGGCGGAAAAGACATACACGTTTGATATCTATACCTACGATGACCTTGGTCACTCTTCTGTAAAAGTGGATACCATTGGTATCGTGTATGGTGATCATTATGCAGGCTCCTTATTTAACCGCCCATTAAAAACAATTGCCTTCAGTGCCGATACGGCCCGGCTGGATTGGTCGGGCGCTTCGGCGCAATGTGTGGGCTCGCAGATCAGGTATGCCGATACGGGCGGTGTAATGCGTTCGGCCTGGGTGGCCAGTGCTGAAAAGCAAACCAAACTGCCGGCGCTTAAAAAAGGGCTTTCGTTTGAGTACAGGACTTTATACCTGCCTGTTAAGGCGGCTATTGATACCTTTTATACTGCCTGGGAATCAAAACTGGTTCCCTGA
- a CDS encoding alpha-L-fucosidase, whose protein sequence is MKKRFFCLLSASCILMQAGMAQPSPAATKEKDERMEWWREARFGMFIHWGVYAVPAGTYKGQKINRIGEWIMNRGKIPVADYQQFAKEFNPVKYDPDAWVRMAKDAGMKYIVITAKHHDGFALFDSKATKWDIVDASPYGKDLLKPLAEACRKYGVKLGFYYSQAQDWCHPGGAASRRATTEGWANPDSARIDAYTAANSGHWDPAQTSKTMAQYIDEIAVPQVKELLSNYGDVAVLWWDTPTDMTDEFAEKLNAPLKLQPHIITNDRLKRPNFPGDYLTPEQRIPKVGEIEGKDWETCMTMNGTWGYKSYDDNWKSTTTLVQNLIDIASKGGNYLLNIGPKADGTVPQESIDRLKEVGQWMKVNGESIYGTKGSPLKPLDWGRCTKKENGGNTILYLSVFNWPANGQLTVPGIKNKVVSAKLLSNGNAVKTSTAGDVLSLTLPAAPADKIASVIKVELKGSL, encoded by the coding sequence ATGAAGAAACGATTTTTTTGCCTGTTATCTGCCTCCTGTATCCTGATGCAGGCAGGCATGGCACAGCCATCTCCTGCGGCCACCAAAGAAAAAGACGAGCGTATGGAATGGTGGCGCGAGGCCCGCTTTGGTATGTTTATCCACTGGGGTGTATATGCCGTTCCGGCAGGTACGTATAAAGGACAAAAGATTAACCGCATTGGCGAATGGATCATGAACCGGGGTAAGATACCGGTAGCCGATTACCAGCAATTTGCAAAGGAATTCAATCCCGTTAAATACGATCCGGATGCATGGGTACGCATGGCAAAAGACGCGGGTATGAAATACATTGTGATCACGGCCAAGCACCATGATGGTTTTGCCCTGTTCGACAGCAAGGCTACCAAATGGGATATCGTTGATGCTTCTCCCTATGGAAAAGACCTGCTGAAGCCACTGGCAGAAGCCTGCCGAAAATATGGTGTTAAGCTCGGCTTCTATTATTCCCAGGCGCAGGACTGGTGCCATCCCGGCGGCGCTGCTTCCCGCAGGGCAACTACCGAAGGATGGGCCAACCCCGATTCGGCCCGTATTGATGCGTATACGGCGGCAAACAGTGGTCACTGGGATCCCGCACAAACTTCCAAAACCATGGCGCAGTACATAGATGAAATAGCGGTGCCACAGGTAAAAGAGTTGCTCTCCAACTACGGTGATGTAGCGGTGCTCTGGTGGGATACGCCTACAGATATGACCGATGAGTTTGCCGAAAAATTAAATGCACCACTGAAATTACAGCCGCATATCATTACCAATGACCGCCTGAAGCGCCCCAACTTCCCCGGCGATTACCTGACGCCCGAACAGCGCATTCCCAAAGTAGGGGAGATAGAGGGTAAGGATTGGGAAACCTGCATGACAATGAATGGTACCTGGGGATACAAAAGCTATGACGACAATTGGAAGAGCACAACCACGCTGGTACAGAATTTAATTGACATTGCTTCCAAAGGAGGCAACTACCTCCTGAACATAGGGCCCAAAGCTGATGGTACTGTTCCGCAGGAAAGTATTGACCGCCTGAAAGAAGTAGGCCAGTGGATGAAAGTAAATGGTGAATCCATCTATGGCACCAAGGGCAGTCCGCTGAAACCATTGGACTGGGGCCGTTGCACCAAAAAGGAAAACGGTGGTAATACCATTCTCTACCTGTCTGTATTTAATTGGCCCGCCAATGGTCAGTTAACCGTACCTGGTATTAAGAACAAAGTGGTCAGCGCAAAACTGCTGAGCAATGGCAATGCTGTTAAGACCAGCACTGCCGGTGATGTGCTCAGCTTAACGCTGCCTGCAGCACCCGCTGATAAAATCGCTTCGGTGATCAAAGTGGAACTGAAGGGTAGTCTGTAG
- a CDS encoding DUF4955 domain-containing protein: MKRLASIICITLVGSSVKSQSVAPLWNDYITARKAGTTPVLPDYSYAGYHFSEKPIPDISGRKQFNVKDYGALPNDDQFDDEGIQAAIQAAEKNNGGVVFFPPGKYLIAPDTSTSKQIRVSKSHIILKGSGSGAGGTEIYQANMRLNNRQFFFKPEKTDNRKLTTVTQEAARESFWIEVADASMLKPGQDVILRHQSEAYTRWYFSPLPLKPVWTRLFGEKGGMNISEIHTIEQIEGKRVKFKNPLHIEVKLLSAVPFDLLAYNSLEECGVEDILFSSNWKTYPEEFIHHKNEIHDYAYEALGMEYVKNSWVRNCVFQDWNEGVFLRAGYQVSVLDLTFKGKKGHASVHARTGYGVLIKNCHFNGAQHHGAGTGYGASGTVITQCDLGTDQNFDIHSGQPFATLYDDIAGGVFYNLGGPEPGHPHHGKQLTLWNFQHRSAKEQHYNFWDMERRRNYTIAQPILVGFQSDKKVDFENAGINQLQGAMVYPRSLFEAQLKFRLSGINATAGIK; this comes from the coding sequence ATGAAAAGGCTCGCATCTATTATCTGTATCACCCTCGTGGGTAGCAGCGTTAAGTCTCAATCCGTAGCGCCGTTATGGAATGATTATATTACTGCCAGGAAGGCCGGTACTACGCCTGTATTGCCGGATTACTCCTATGCCGGTTATCATTTCTCTGAGAAACCCATACCGGATATTTCTGGCAGGAAACAATTCAATGTAAAAGATTATGGGGCCTTGCCCAATGATGATCAATTTGATGATGAAGGGATACAGGCCGCTATTCAGGCGGCTGAAAAGAACAATGGAGGCGTCGTATTCTTTCCGCCCGGAAAATACTTAATAGCACCCGATACCAGCACCAGCAAACAGATCAGGGTAAGCAAAAGCCATATCATCCTGAAGGGCAGTGGGAGCGGAGCAGGCGGCACAGAAATATACCAGGCCAATATGCGCCTGAATAACCGGCAGTTCTTCTTTAAGCCGGAGAAAACAGACAACAGAAAGCTCACCACCGTAACCCAGGAAGCAGCACGGGAAAGCTTCTGGATAGAAGTGGCCGACGCTTCTATGCTAAAGCCCGGACAGGATGTAATACTGCGCCACCAGAGCGAAGCCTATACACGCTGGTACTTTTCACCCCTGCCGCTGAAGCCGGTATGGACAAGGTTGTTTGGCGAAAAAGGCGGCATGAACATCAGTGAGATCCACACCATTGAGCAAATAGAAGGCAAGCGGGTAAAGTTCAAAAATCCACTGCACATAGAGGTGAAATTATTGAGCGCTGTGCCCTTTGACTTACTCGCTTATAACAGCCTGGAAGAATGTGGGGTGGAAGACATCCTGTTCTCCAGCAACTGGAAAACATATCCCGAAGAATTTATCCATCATAAGAATGAGATCCATGACTATGCCTATGAAGCATTGGGCATGGAGTATGTAAAAAATAGCTGGGTACGCAATTGTGTTTTCCAGGATTGGAATGAAGGCGTTTTCCTGCGCGCCGGCTACCAGGTAAGCGTGCTGGACCTGACTTTTAAAGGCAAGAAGGGCCATGCTTCCGTACATGCCCGTACCGGTTATGGTGTGCTGATCAAGAACTGTCATTTTAATGGTGCACAGCATCATGGCGCAGGTACCGGTTATGGTGCTTCGGGTACCGTGATCACACAATGTGATCTGGGTACCGATCAAAACTTTGATATCCATTCCGGTCAGCCCTTTGCCACTTTGTATGATGATATAGCCGGCGGCGTATTCTATAACCTGGGCGGCCCTGAGCCGGGGCATCCGCACCATGGGAAGCAACTGACCTTGTGGAACTTTCAGCACCGTTCGGCCAAAGAACAACATTATAATTTCTGGGATATGGAACGCCGCAGGAACTATACCATTGCGCAACCCATACTGGTAGGCTTTCAGTCGGATAAGAAAGTTGATTTTGAGAATGCCGGTATCAATCAATTACAGGGCGCCATGGTATACCCGCGGTCATTGTTTGAAGCGCAACTAAAATTCCGGTTGTCAGGCATCAATGCTACTGCCGGTATTAAATAA